In Micromonospora sp. LH3U1, one genomic interval encodes:
- a CDS encoding anthranilate synthase family protein, protein MTHLTDLLAAVAHGVDPGPFALLRREGADELELFTGPVETVDRLADIPLTPVTPGAQTLALVPFRQIIERGFACVDDGAPLECLQVREHRRIALADALAALPDEPVRTVDAAFDVTDEDYARTVQRVLAEEIGSGEGANFVIHRTLNATVQGPPLTAALAALRRLLVAERGAYWTFVVHTGTRTLVGASPERHVSVDDGLVMMNPISGTFRCAGGTPDRAALLRFLADQKEVEELYMVLDEELKMMATVAEHGGQVIGPYLKEMSHLAHTEYLLAGQGTRDVREVLRETMFAPTVTGSPMENACRVIARHERRGRGYYAGVLALLGHDEAGRQTLDAPILIRTAEISPAGRLRVPVGATLVRHSTAAGEVAETHAKAAGVLAALGLGPAAPAGGGGPVARLADDPAVRDALAARNAPLARFWLDQRAPDAPGLPGLAGSRALIVDAEDTFTGMLAHQLGALGLAVTIRPWHASGPVDTYDLVVVGPGPGDPGSPDEPKMVALRSLLAGLLATGRPTLAVCLGHQVLAGLLRLPLHRRDAPYQGLQREVSLFGRSRRVGFYSTFTARAEADHLTTAYGPVELARDESDGAVHALRGQGFAGVQFHPESVLSPDGLAVLTELVTDLLPASHTDELSATGGRA, encoded by the coding sequence ATGACCCACCTGACCGACCTGCTCGCCGCCGTCGCCCACGGTGTCGACCCTGGCCCCTTCGCGCTGCTGCGCCGCGAGGGCGCGGACGAACTGGAGCTGTTCACCGGCCCGGTCGAGACCGTCGACCGGCTCGCGGACATCCCGCTGACGCCGGTCACGCCCGGGGCGCAGACCCTGGCCCTGGTGCCGTTCCGGCAGATCATCGAGCGCGGCTTCGCCTGCGTCGACGACGGCGCTCCGCTGGAGTGCCTACAGGTCCGCGAGCATCGGCGGATCGCCCTGGCCGACGCCCTGGCCGCGCTGCCCGACGAACCGGTCCGCACCGTCGACGCCGCCTTCGACGTCACCGACGAGGACTACGCGCGGACCGTGCAGCGGGTGCTTGCCGAGGAGATCGGCAGCGGCGAGGGCGCGAACTTCGTCATCCACCGCACGCTGAACGCCACCGTGCAGGGCCCACCGCTGACGGCCGCGCTGGCCGCGCTGCGCCGGCTGCTGGTCGCCGAGCGCGGCGCGTACTGGACCTTCGTGGTGCACACCGGCACGCGGACGCTGGTCGGCGCCAGCCCGGAACGGCACGTCAGCGTCGACGACGGGCTGGTGATGATGAACCCGATCAGCGGCACCTTCCGGTGCGCCGGTGGCACCCCGGACCGGGCGGCGCTGCTGCGCTTCCTCGCCGACCAGAAGGAGGTCGAGGAGCTGTACATGGTGCTCGACGAGGAGCTGAAGATGATGGCCACCGTCGCCGAGCACGGCGGCCAGGTGATCGGTCCGTACCTGAAGGAGATGTCGCACCTGGCGCACACCGAGTACCTGCTCGCCGGGCAGGGCACCCGTGACGTGCGGGAGGTGTTGCGCGAGACCATGTTCGCCCCCACCGTGACGGGCAGCCCGATGGAGAACGCCTGCCGGGTGATCGCCCGGCACGAGCGCCGAGGCCGGGGTTACTACGCGGGCGTGCTGGCGCTGCTCGGCCACGACGAGGCCGGCCGGCAGACCCTCGACGCCCCGATCCTGATCCGTACCGCCGAGATCTCCCCCGCCGGCCGGCTGCGGGTGCCGGTGGGCGCCACCCTGGTCCGGCACTCGACGGCGGCCGGCGAGGTGGCCGAGACACACGCCAAGGCGGCCGGTGTGCTGGCCGCGCTCGGCCTCGGGCCGGCGGCGCCCGCCGGCGGCGGCGGGCCGGTCGCGCGGCTGGCCGACGACCCGGCGGTACGCGACGCGCTGGCCGCGCGCAACGCACCACTGGCGCGGTTCTGGCTGGACCAGCGGGCACCGGACGCACCCGGGCTGCCCGGGCTGGCCGGCAGCCGAGCGTTGATCGTGGACGCCGAGGACACCTTCACCGGGATGCTGGCGCACCAACTGGGCGCGTTGGGTCTCGCGGTGACCATCCGGCCGTGGCACGCCAGCGGCCCTGTCGACACCTACGACCTGGTGGTGGTCGGTCCCGGGCCGGGCGACCCGGGCAGCCCGGACGAGCCGAAGATGGTGGCGCTGCGGAGCCTGCTGGCCGGGCTGCTGGCGACCGGCCGACCCACCCTCGCGGTCTGCCTCGGCCACCAGGTGCTGGCCGGATTGCTGCGGTTGCCACTGCACCGCCGGGACGCGCCCTACCAGGGGTTGCAGCGGGAGGTGTCACTGTTCGGCCGGAGCCGCCGGGTCGGGTTCTACTCGACGTTCACCGCCCGCGCCGAGGCGGACCACCTGACCACCGCGTACGGGCCGGTGGAGCTGGCCCGGGACGAGAGCGACGGCGCCGTCCACGCCCTACGGGGGCAGGGCTTCGCCGGGGTGCAGTTCCACCCGGAGTCGGTGCTCAGCCCCGACGGGCTCGCTGTGCTGACCGAGCTGGTGACCGACCTGCTGCCGGCATCGCACACGGACGAGTTGTCCGCAACGGGCGGACGCGCATAG
- the wrbA gene encoding NAD(P)H:quinone oxidoreductase has protein sequence MAAQTKVAVIYYSATGTTYQMAQAVCEAAGDAGADVRLRKVRELAPDEAIRSNSGWQAHRLETQDVPEAMVDDLSWADVVILGAPTRYGMVAAQLKQFIDTTGPLWAQGALANKVYSAFTSTATSHGGQETTLTSLFNVFYHWGGVVVTPGYTDTSQFIAGNPYGASHTSNNGEIAPDAVALGACALTARRAVLMGAALKAGMAG, from the coding sequence ATGGCTGCCCAGACCAAGGTAGCGGTGATCTACTACAGCGCTACCGGCACCACGTACCAGATGGCGCAGGCCGTGTGCGAGGCCGCCGGAGACGCGGGTGCCGACGTGCGTCTGCGCAAGGTGCGAGAGTTGGCGCCGGACGAGGCCATCCGCTCCAACTCCGGCTGGCAGGCGCACCGCCTGGAGACCCAGGACGTGCCCGAGGCGATGGTCGACGACCTGTCCTGGGCCGACGTGGTGATCCTCGGCGCGCCGACCCGGTACGGCATGGTCGCGGCCCAGCTGAAGCAGTTCATCGACACCACCGGCCCGCTCTGGGCGCAGGGCGCGCTGGCCAACAAGGTCTACTCCGCCTTCACCTCGACGGCGACCTCGCACGGGGGGCAGGAGACCACGCTGACCTCGCTCTTCAACGTCTTCTACCACTGGGGCGGTGTCGTGGTCACCCCCGGTTACACCGACACCAGCCAGTTCATCGCCGGCAACCCGTACGGCGCCTCGCACACGAGCAACAACGGGGAGATCGCCCCGGACGCCGTGGCGCTCGGCGCCTGCGCGCTCACCGCTCGGCGCGCGGTGCTGATGGGGGCTGCACTGAAGGCGGGCATGGCCGGCTGA
- a CDS encoding DUF3037 domain-containing protein, which produces MRQPFEYALIRLVPRIERGEQINVGVLLYCQQRDFLAARTHLDADRVRALAPDVDLPAVAAVLDSWDRTCSGDGPATRMRLGERFHWLAAPRSTMIQTGPVHTGLTNDPAAELDRLMAALVR; this is translated from the coding sequence GTGAGGCAGCCCTTCGAGTACGCGCTGATCCGGCTGGTGCCCCGCATCGAGCGCGGCGAGCAGATCAACGTTGGGGTGTTGCTCTACTGCCAGCAGCGCGACTTCCTGGCCGCGCGGACACACCTGGATGCCGACCGGGTCCGCGCACTCGCACCCGACGTCGATCTGCCGGCGGTCGCCGCGGTGCTCGACTCCTGGGACCGGACCTGCTCCGGTGACGGGCCGGCGACCCGGATGAGGCTCGGTGAACGGTTCCACTGGCTCGCCGCGCCGCGCAGCACGATGATCCAGACGGGGCCGGTGCACACCGGGCTCACCAACGACCCGGCGGCCGAGCTGGACCGGCTGATGGCGGCCCTGGTCCGCTGA
- a CDS encoding HipA family kinase → MLRQVTAIRYVTPLREGGSLPGVVEADDLGTYVAKFRGAGQGPKALIAEVICGELARRLELRVPPLVVLDIDPVIGRAEPDQEVQELLRNSGGANLGMDFLPGALGFDPVAHPVDPALASRVLWFDAYVENVDRSWRNPNLLVWHRELWLIDHGASLYFHHNWPRAEAAVHRAYRAEDHVLAPYATRMAEADAELAPRVTPELLTEVLALVPAEWLTAADFETADAARAAYLTHLSRRVGRTADWLPQGSAA, encoded by the coding sequence GTGCTCCGCCAGGTCACCGCGATCCGCTACGTCACCCCGCTGCGCGAGGGCGGGTCGCTGCCTGGCGTCGTGGAGGCCGACGACCTCGGCACGTACGTGGCGAAGTTCCGGGGTGCCGGCCAAGGACCCAAGGCGCTGATCGCCGAGGTGATCTGCGGCGAACTGGCCCGCCGTCTGGAGCTGCGGGTGCCCCCGCTGGTGGTGCTCGACATCGACCCGGTGATCGGGCGGGCCGAGCCCGACCAGGAGGTGCAGGAGCTGCTGCGCAACAGCGGCGGCGCCAACCTGGGCATGGACTTCCTGCCCGGGGCGCTGGGCTTCGACCCGGTGGCACACCCCGTCGACCCGGCGCTGGCCTCCCGCGTGCTCTGGTTCGACGCGTACGTGGAGAACGTCGACCGGAGCTGGCGCAACCCGAACCTGCTGGTGTGGCACCGGGAGCTGTGGCTGATCGACCACGGCGCCTCGCTGTACTTCCACCACAACTGGCCGCGTGCCGAGGCGGCGGTGCACCGGGCCTACCGAGCTGAGGACCACGTGCTGGCGCCGTACGCGACGAGGATGGCCGAGGCCGACGCCGAGTTGGCCCCTCGGGTCACCCCGGAGCTGCTCACCGAGGTGCTCGCGCTGGTGCCGGCGGAGTGGCTGACGGCTGCCGACTTCGAGACGGCCGACGCCGCGCGTGCCGCGTACCTGACGCACCTGTCCCGCCGGGTCGGCCGCACGGCCGACTGGCTGCCACAGGGGAGCGCCGCGTGA
- a CDS encoding DUF4190 domain-containing protein yields the protein MTAASEPARGAGAPAGSRTHRGDARAKTSAAATFALVFGVAGLFSVLTAILAPLGLVLGIIGIILGVVGLKMAGRPGVTGRGVSIGGLVLSILAVLIGLGLAAGISTFVNNENAVDRLQTQVDKLRDKLD from the coding sequence ATGACTGCCGCAAGCGAGCCGGCCCGGGGTGCCGGCGCACCGGCCGGGTCCCGGACCCATCGGGGGGATGCCCGCGCGAAGACGAGCGCCGCCGCGACCTTCGCCCTGGTGTTCGGGGTGGCCGGTCTCTTCAGCGTGTTGACGGCGATCCTGGCCCCGCTGGGGCTGGTGCTCGGGATCATCGGGATCATCCTCGGCGTCGTCGGCCTCAAGATGGCGGGCCGACCCGGGGTCACCGGCCGTGGCGTGTCGATCGGCGGCCTGGTGCTCAGCATCCTTGCCGTGCTGATCGGCCTCGGTCTGGCCGCGGGCATCTCCACGTTCGTCAACAACGAGAACGCGGTGGACCGCCTCCAGACCCAGGTAGACAAGCTGCGCGACAAGCTGGACTGA